One genomic window of Arthrobacter sp. KBS0703 includes the following:
- a CDS encoding carbohydrate ABC transporter permease: MSVAKRRNINWNVGVRASVAVISTFLFIAPVLWMVTTAFKTGNQAFSGEIQWFFTPTLENFAEVLGGTRLTYALINSLQVSVISSIVAILLASGIAYPLARYEFRGRDQIAGTILSLRIVPPIVTIIPLFLVMRTIGLNGSLLSIIILHVFMNLPLAVWLLRGFYEDVPKEIEEAGAIDGLGNIGIFFRMVLPLAMPGVASTALLCFVFSWNEFLFASVLSNAGSQTVTVALTQYVTPVGTEWTLIMAAGTVVAVPVWLAALAAQKYLVRGLSLGAVK; this comes from the coding sequence ATGTCCGTAGCGAAACGCCGCAACATCAACTGGAATGTGGGAGTGCGTGCTTCCGTGGCCGTCATCTCCACGTTTCTGTTCATCGCCCCAGTCCTGTGGATGGTCACGACGGCCTTTAAGACCGGAAACCAGGCATTCTCCGGAGAAATCCAGTGGTTCTTCACACCTACCCTTGAGAACTTCGCCGAAGTGCTTGGCGGCACCAGGCTCACCTACGCGCTGATAAACAGCCTGCAGGTATCAGTGATTTCCTCCATCGTGGCGATCTTGCTCGCCTCAGGCATCGCGTACCCACTGGCCCGATACGAGTTCAGGGGCCGGGACCAGATCGCGGGAACGATCTTGTCACTGCGCATCGTTCCTCCCATCGTGACCATCATCCCGCTCTTCCTGGTCATGCGGACCATCGGCCTGAACGGTTCGCTGCTCTCCATCATCATTCTTCACGTCTTCATGAATTTGCCGCTGGCTGTCTGGCTGCTGCGCGGCTTCTACGAAGACGTTCCCAAGGAAATTGAGGAAGCGGGGGCTATCGACGGCCTGGGCAACATCGGGATCTTTTTCCGGATGGTCCTTCCGTTGGCAATGCCAGGCGTCGCCTCAACCGCGCTGCTGTGCTTCGTCTTCTCCTGGAACGAGTTTCTCTTCGCAAGCGTCCTGTCCAACGCCGGCAGCCAAACCGTCACAGTGGCCCTGACCCAGTATGTGACCCCGGTGGGGACGGAGTGGACCCTGATCATGGCGGCGGGCACCGTAGTTGCGGTGCCGGTATGGCTGGCGGCCTTGGCCGCCCAGAAATACCTCGTCCGCGGCCTCTCCCTCGGCGCGGTCAAATAA
- a CDS encoding carbohydrate ABC transporter permease: MSPGLLFLAAISLYPTLYSLVVSFMRWNLSSGEAARFAGLDNFVGLLTDGLFWNSVRVTLVFVFFSVLIELVLTFGLALLFFRGFPGDKLLRALIMMPMLCAPVVVGLLARFSLEPTYGIVNQLMRSIGLPTTEFLGNVDLALPTLIAIDVWQWSPFLFLILLAAMQGLPEEVIEASKIDGASWPRIIWHQFLPLLRYPILVGVLLRLIDSFRVYDIVYMTTRGGPVDATSTMSWQIYDVGFRAFNISYAAAFSWLLLLLVLLAVNSLIRRMVARS, from the coding sequence ATGTCTCCCGGCCTGCTCTTTTTGGCCGCGATCTCCCTTTACCCCACCCTCTATTCTCTCGTCGTCTCCTTCATGCGCTGGAACCTGTCGAGCGGTGAAGCCGCTCGCTTCGCCGGCCTGGACAACTTTGTCGGTCTGCTGACCGATGGGCTGTTCTGGAACTCGGTTCGCGTAACCCTGGTGTTCGTGTTCTTCTCGGTTCTCATAGAGCTCGTTCTCACCTTTGGGTTGGCTCTCCTCTTCTTTCGCGGCTTCCCGGGGGATAAGTTGCTCCGGGCCTTGATCATGATGCCCATGCTCTGCGCGCCGGTGGTCGTGGGCCTGCTAGCCCGCTTCAGCCTTGAACCGACGTACGGGATCGTCAATCAACTAATGCGTAGCATCGGTCTTCCAACCACGGAATTCCTTGGGAACGTCGACCTGGCGCTGCCAACGCTGATAGCTATTGATGTTTGGCAGTGGTCCCCGTTCCTGTTCCTCATCCTCCTCGCCGCCATGCAGGGTCTCCCCGAGGAGGTCATCGAGGCATCCAAGATCGACGGCGCTTCGTGGCCCCGCATCATCTGGCATCAGTTCCTTCCGCTCCTGCGCTACCCGATCCTTGTCGGTGTGCTCCTGCGGCTCATTGACTCATTCCGTGTCTACGACATCGTCTACATGACGACACGTGGCGGACCGGTCGATGCAACTTCGACCATGTCCTGGCAGATCTACGACGTGGGGTTCCGCGCTTTCAATATCTCGTATGCTGCCGCATTCTCGTGGCTGCTGCTCCTGCTCGTTCTACTAGCCGTCAATTCGCTCATCCGGCGAATGGTCGCACGCTCTTGA
- a CDS encoding helix-turn-helix domain-containing protein gives MPQSGNGNSGRLRRYAVQEGLNPEQRFEHWRMWYGSAVETPMRLEKAIRQTPVSFNPSAINLAGPGFSLIEMHNAPALGSWAPNPDAADLRLAYFRKAPGLTLTLNGVPEPVSPGSVRFIDTSQGGSFDAPEGFHALQLNIDRSSLNVSEAELRSLLRLPDLAKHPIVGTFVIPALMSWKRPGIDRAASGTGDILRSVMATLVGSLLETPIDDEAKKPALSRAVKKYLEASYDDPNLDVAMVAERFNLSRRSLFYIFENEELHLGERIRALRTRKALELLLQPGAHGITFSEIATTCGFTNVQSMRRAVKEFTGMNVREIHRSETVVRVALQQLRESLKP, from the coding sequence ATGCCTCAATCTGGTAACGGGAACAGCGGCCGTCTGCGACGATATGCAGTGCAGGAGGGGCTGAACCCCGAACAAAGGTTCGAACACTGGCGAATGTGGTACGGCAGCGCCGTCGAAACCCCAATGCGGTTGGAAAAAGCGATACGTCAGACTCCTGTGTCCTTCAATCCTTCAGCCATTAATCTCGCCGGGCCGGGCTTCAGCCTCATAGAGATGCACAACGCCCCCGCGTTGGGCTCGTGGGCACCGAATCCCGACGCCGCCGACCTGCGCCTGGCCTACTTCCGCAAGGCGCCGGGCCTAACGCTCACTCTCAACGGTGTTCCTGAGCCAGTATCACCAGGCTCCGTCAGGTTCATCGATACCTCGCAGGGCGGAAGTTTTGATGCGCCCGAAGGTTTTCACGCCTTGCAGCTTAACATCGACCGCAGCAGCCTAAATGTGAGCGAGGCCGAACTACGCTCCCTACTTCGACTACCTGACCTAGCAAAACACCCAATTGTGGGCACTTTCGTGATCCCTGCCCTCATGAGTTGGAAGCGGCCGGGCATCGACCGGGCGGCGTCGGGGACCGGAGACATCCTCAGATCTGTGATGGCAACCTTGGTGGGCTCCCTGCTCGAAACGCCGATCGACGATGAGGCGAAGAAACCGGCCCTAAGCCGGGCAGTGAAGAAATACCTTGAAGCCAGTTATGACGACCCCAATCTGGACGTGGCAATGGTCGCCGAAAGGTTTAACCTCTCCCGTCGCTCCCTGTTTTACATTTTCGAGAACGAAGAACTCCACCTGGGTGAGCGGATACGCGCGTTGAGAACGCGCAAAGCCCTCGAACTCCTCCTCCAGCCCGGCGCCCACGGGATCACCTTCTCTGAAATCGCGACAACATGCGGATTCACCAATGTGCAAAGCATGCGCCGTGCAGTGAAGGAATTTACGGGGATGAATGTGAGGGAGATCCATCGATCCGAGACCGTCGTTCGTGTGGCGCTGCAACAGCTGCGGGAGTCACTGAAGCCTTAG
- a CDS encoding LacI family DNA-binding transcriptional regulator — protein sequence MAHPYSIREIARQAGVSDATVDRVLHNRPGVRQSTAGQVRQAIRDLEAQRLQLELTGRRFMIDVVADAPVRFTTSVKDALESVLPLLRPAVFRARFHLHEQWKAEECAAELDRIGKRGSHGVILKAPDVPVVRAAVSRLAEGGIPVVTLVTDLPASSRVAYVGMDNRSAGATAAYLIHKWLGMSPGAVAITVSNDFFRGEEEREMGFRSAMRSVDPGRAVLYLPASDGLDQTTLRLMGEALDAHPDVSAVYSIGGGNAGIIQAFEAAGRKPHVFIGHDLAPDNTALLRSGTMSALLHHDLKQDIQRCCRIIMHAHGALPEADAGHASQIEVITPFNIPHGV from the coding sequence ATGGCCCACCCGTACTCGATTAGGGAAATCGCCCGCCAGGCAGGGGTCAGCGACGCGACCGTGGACCGCGTCCTTCACAATCGTCCGGGCGTGCGGCAAAGCACCGCCGGCCAGGTACGCCAGGCCATCAGGGATCTGGAGGCCCAGCGGCTCCAACTGGAGCTGACGGGGCGGCGGTTCATGATCGACGTCGTTGCTGACGCCCCCGTCAGGTTCACCACCTCGGTGAAAGACGCACTGGAATCGGTGCTGCCGCTGCTGCGGCCTGCAGTGTTCAGGGCCCGGTTCCACCTGCACGAGCAGTGGAAAGCGGAGGAATGTGCGGCCGAGCTGGACAGGATCGGCAAACGGGGCAGCCACGGCGTCATCCTCAAGGCTCCGGACGTGCCGGTGGTTAGAGCTGCCGTGAGCCGGCTTGCCGAGGGCGGGATCCCCGTCGTCACTCTGGTCACCGACCTCCCCGCCAGCAGCAGGGTGGCTTATGTAGGCATGGACAACCGGTCCGCGGGGGCCACGGCGGCTTACCTGATCCACAAGTGGTTAGGGATGAGTCCGGGAGCGGTTGCCATCACGGTGAGCAACGACTTCTTCCGCGGGGAGGAGGAAAGGGAGATGGGTTTCCGTTCAGCCATGCGTTCCGTGGATCCCGGGCGGGCGGTCCTGTATCTGCCCGCCAGCGATGGACTGGATCAGACAACGCTAAGGCTGATGGGCGAAGCCCTGGACGCCCACCCCGACGTCAGCGCCGTCTACTCTATCGGCGGCGGCAACGCCGGCATCATTCAAGCATTCGAAGCGGCGGGACGGAAACCGCATGTGTTCATCGGCCACGACCTGGCCCCCGACAACACCGCCCTGCTGCGCTCAGGCACCATGTCGGCCCTGCTCCATCACGATCTCAAGCAGGACATCCAGCGCTGCTGTCGAATCATCATGCACGCACACGGCGCCCTACCGGAGGCCGACGCCGGCCACGCCTCCCAAATCGAAGTCATCACGCCCTTCAACATTCCCCACGGAGTCTGA
- a CDS encoding zinc-binding dehydrogenase, which yields MIKVWRSGICGTDLHIAKGTFPAPNLPLTLGHEFSGTIAALGLNTGSLAVHDNVVVDINIACGQCFFCRRSQKLFCPAVSQLGVHSSGGLAEYVVVPVSNVYVLPQSLSLDAAAYVEPLACAIHGQDRIGIKSGERVLIIGGGPMGLAHIALAKLSGASNVIVSEPDPDRREVAKRLGADNVLSPFDSGFADEVAYMTDGVGPDVVIEAVGSIPTYEAAISLVRRGGRVLAYGAAPQTASMSLRPFDIYSKELTIVGSYAGTYDTWPRAIELLASGRFDPALIVDSVRPLSEAIEAIRGLETDKSIVKVHIQMSSNPS from the coding sequence TTGATCAAGGTCTGGCGTAGCGGAATCTGCGGCACGGACCTGCACATCGCCAAAGGCACATTCCCCGCGCCCAACCTGCCGCTGACCCTGGGGCATGAATTTTCTGGAACCATTGCCGCCCTCGGTTTAAACACCGGTTCTCTGGCAGTGCATGACAACGTGGTCGTGGACATCAACATCGCTTGTGGCCAATGTTTTTTCTGCCGAAGGAGCCAAAAACTCTTCTGCCCGGCGGTCTCGCAACTCGGAGTCCATTCCTCGGGCGGACTCGCGGAATACGTCGTGGTACCTGTATCAAACGTCTACGTTCTGCCGCAATCCCTGAGCTTGGACGCAGCGGCATACGTTGAACCGCTTGCCTGCGCAATTCATGGCCAGGACCGGATCGGTATCAAGTCCGGTGAGCGCGTACTCATCATCGGGGGCGGCCCGATGGGGCTCGCTCACATTGCCTTGGCCAAACTCTCCGGGGCAAGCAACGTGATCGTCTCAGAACCGGATCCGGACCGTCGAGAGGTTGCCAAACGACTCGGTGCCGACAACGTTCTTAGCCCTTTCGACAGCGGCTTCGCCGACGAGGTGGCCTACATGACCGACGGTGTGGGGCCCGACGTGGTCATCGAAGCCGTCGGCTCCATCCCCACCTACGAAGCGGCGATTTCCCTCGTACGTCGCGGTGGCCGGGTGCTTGCCTACGGTGCGGCGCCTCAAACAGCCTCCATGTCTCTGCGGCCCTTCGATATCTATTCCAAAGAGCTCACCATCGTTGGCTCGTACGCGGGCACCTACGACACCTGGCCCCGGGCCATAGAGCTTCTCGCTTCAGGGCGATTCGACCCCGCGCTGATTGTTGACTCCGTCCGACCGCTTAGCGAAGCCATCGAAGCCATCCGCGGCCTTGAGACGGACAAATCGATTGTTAAGGTCCACATCCAAATGAGCTCTAACCCCTCTTAA
- a CDS encoding sugar phosphate isomerase/epimerase — MFRYTYNTLVYGGEAIETGIERIAKAGYSGVELVGEPEQQDEAALRSALTQHQVAPSSIVSIYTPERDIVSSSPEVRANAIKYVKGNIDYAARLGAEVVTFTPTACMKIVPEADIKQEWAWAVDAAGELAAYAGENGVRLALEPWNRYETYLINRTEQALQFLDEVGSPHIGYMVDTFHMSIEERDIAESIRKAGNRLAHVHLADSNRAAPGYGHLDFEPIIQAIVDADYKGWISYELLPAAGDVWGVLSGAGAPEFKDEYTAAAIQHTRAIERRLGGL; from the coding sequence ATGTTCCGTTATACCTACAACACCCTTGTCTATGGCGGCGAAGCCATCGAAACCGGCATCGAGCGCATCGCCAAAGCCGGCTATAGCGGCGTCGAACTGGTCGGAGAACCAGAACAACAGGACGAAGCCGCTCTCCGTTCTGCCCTCACCCAGCACCAGGTAGCTCCCTCGTCAATCGTCAGCATCTACACGCCGGAACGTGACATCGTCAGTTCGTCCCCGGAGGTCCGCGCAAACGCCATCAAATACGTTAAGGGAAACATCGATTACGCAGCAAGGCTGGGTGCGGAAGTCGTAACGTTCACCCCCACAGCGTGCATGAAGATCGTGCCGGAAGCAGACATCAAACAAGAATGGGCTTGGGCGGTTGACGCCGCAGGCGAACTCGCGGCATACGCAGGGGAGAACGGCGTGCGCCTGGCCCTCGAGCCGTGGAACCGCTACGAGACGTACCTCATCAACCGGACAGAACAGGCTCTGCAGTTCTTGGACGAAGTTGGCAGCCCCCATATCGGTTACATGGTCGACACCTTCCACATGTCCATTGAAGAACGGGACATCGCCGAGTCGATCCGCAAAGCCGGAAATCGCTTGGCGCACGTACACCTCGCCGACAGTAACCGGGCCGCTCCAGGATATGGGCACTTGGACTTCGAGCCCATCATCCAGGCCATCGTCGACGCCGACTACAAGGGCTGGATCTCCTATGAGCTGCTGCCCGCAGCGGGAGACGTCTGGGGAGTGCTGAGCGGTGCCGGAGCGCCGGAGTTCAAAGACGAATACACGGCAGCGGCAATCCAGCACACGCGGGCGATTGAACGTCGGTTAGGAGGCCTGTAA
- a CDS encoding ROK family transcriptional regulator, with product MDNGGPGELLHMLRDGRPRTRAELARITGLGRGAVSSRLEPLLKLGLVVPVSDAASTGGRPSARLAFNPGARVAAAADVGATHATVALTDLAGRVLVETTERLEISRGPEAVLDWLTMTLTGHLKAMKRPARDIIAFGIGLPGPVEHSTGRPTSPPIMPGWDGFDVPAYVRQTLDVPVLVDNDVNLMALGERATRWPKEDNMIFLKIATGIGSGVISGGVLQRGAAGVAGDVGHIAVSTGAGIRCRCGKTACLEAIAGAPAVAARLREKGFEAFTANDVVALVRSGDLAAIQAVRQAGRDIGEMLNMCVSFINPSLIVVGGSLAQSGEHLIAGIRETVYARSTPLATQHLNITQSETGPEAGVVGASILAVEHVLAPHRVNDLAIRLHSEGHEDTHRLQKMEDASLMSQPLPDVLDKQLQDTFP from the coding sequence ATGGACAATGGAGGCCCAGGCGAACTTTTGCACATGCTGCGGGATGGACGCCCGCGAACCAGGGCAGAGCTTGCACGGATTACGGGCTTGGGTCGAGGTGCCGTCAGTTCTCGTCTTGAGCCACTTCTAAAACTCGGGCTAGTTGTCCCCGTATCGGATGCGGCTTCCACCGGAGGCCGCCCGTCGGCGCGTCTAGCCTTCAACCCCGGTGCCAGAGTGGCCGCTGCGGCCGACGTCGGAGCCACACACGCGACAGTGGCTCTCACGGACCTGGCGGGAAGGGTACTCGTGGAAACCACTGAACGACTTGAGATTTCGCGCGGACCGGAAGCTGTTCTGGACTGGCTAACAATGACGCTGACTGGTCATTTGAAAGCGATGAAGCGTCCGGCGAGGGACATCATCGCTTTCGGCATCGGCCTACCCGGTCCTGTTGAACACTCGACCGGAAGGCCCACGAGCCCACCGATCATGCCGGGATGGGACGGATTCGATGTTCCCGCTTACGTTCGGCAGACCTTAGACGTACCCGTACTTGTCGATAACGATGTCAATCTCATGGCCCTCGGCGAGCGGGCGACACGCTGGCCCAAGGAAGACAACATGATCTTCCTTAAAATCGCCACCGGCATCGGCTCGGGGGTGATCAGTGGAGGCGTACTGCAGCGAGGCGCGGCAGGAGTCGCTGGAGATGTCGGCCATATTGCTGTTTCCACGGGGGCAGGAATTCGATGCCGCTGTGGCAAGACTGCCTGCCTGGAAGCCATTGCAGGCGCTCCGGCCGTCGCCGCACGACTCCGCGAAAAAGGATTCGAGGCCTTCACCGCAAATGACGTCGTCGCGCTCGTCCGTTCCGGCGATTTGGCTGCCATTCAAGCCGTCCGGCAGGCTGGCCGCGACATCGGAGAAATGCTCAACATGTGCGTGAGCTTCATCAACCCCTCCCTCATTGTCGTGGGCGGATCGCTTGCACAGTCCGGTGAACATTTGATCGCCGGGATACGCGAAACGGTCTATGCACGCTCAACGCCGCTGGCGACCCAGCACCTGAATATCACCCAATCCGAAACCGGGCCGGAAGCTGGCGTGGTTGGGGCCAGCATCTTGGCCGTCGAACATGTCCTCGCCCCTCACCGAGTCAACGACCTCGCAATCAGGCTCCATTCCGAGGGACACGAAGACACTCACCGTCTTCAGAAAATGGAGGACGCCTCCTTGATGTCCCAGCCGCTCCCTGACGTGCTGGACAAACAACTGCAGGACACATTCCCTTGA
- a CDS encoding sugar ABC transporter substrate-binding protein produces MKASQKRSAKLRIGALGVITAAAVALSGCAAGAPQNDSGKKTLNAIFLPADWGKVVQEKLAPEYEKETGVKVNVELVGRDAIHEKMATLFAGQDSSYDIFNVDYNWIPEFGKGGHLVPLDNALQDKEDFLPLSLKVATWDNKLLGIPQTVHPATLWYNGALYGDQTMKDQYQAETGNALGVPKTMDEWLTQVKFFNGKTFNGQKLSGWAAQAAKGFGNVHTWLSFAYSFGCKPFNADFTKSILTTPECIGATERWSEMMMYMPAGANDFTYDSVTTAAQQGSIATAIQWSWGQFATDNPSASKTIGDWQMTTIPTGPTGLSSAHLAEWVISVSKYSKNTEEATKFAVWLESKKNDVLQASNGGGDPVRVSSYSDPTLTEQKLEGNGAARFRRLPVTLEAMKTAQPRPFFPGEETWETALSTELSAISLGQRGVQDGLSRANEAIDKNLSQ; encoded by the coding sequence ATGAAAGCTAGCCAGAAACGAAGCGCAAAGCTGCGAATCGGGGCTCTCGGCGTGATTACCGCTGCGGCGGTTGCGTTGAGCGGCTGCGCCGCCGGCGCACCCCAGAACGACTCAGGCAAGAAGACGCTGAATGCCATTTTCCTCCCTGCCGACTGGGGCAAGGTTGTCCAGGAGAAACTCGCCCCCGAGTATGAAAAGGAAACCGGGGTGAAGGTGAATGTCGAACTCGTGGGTCGTGATGCGATCCACGAAAAGATGGCCACACTGTTCGCCGGACAGGACTCCAGCTACGACATCTTCAACGTTGACTACAACTGGATCCCGGAATTCGGCAAGGGCGGGCATCTGGTTCCCCTGGATAATGCCCTCCAGGACAAAGAGGACTTCCTGCCGTTGAGCCTCAAGGTCGCCACTTGGGATAACAAGCTCCTGGGAATTCCGCAGACGGTCCACCCGGCGACGCTCTGGTACAACGGCGCACTTTATGGCGACCAGACCATGAAAGACCAGTACCAGGCGGAAACCGGGAACGCGCTTGGTGTACCGAAGACGATGGACGAGTGGCTGACCCAAGTTAAGTTCTTCAACGGCAAAACCTTCAACGGCCAGAAACTTTCGGGCTGGGCCGCCCAGGCCGCCAAGGGCTTTGGCAACGTGCACACGTGGCTGAGCTTCGCCTATTCCTTCGGCTGCAAGCCGTTCAACGCCGACTTCACCAAATCGATATTGACGACGCCTGAGTGCATCGGGGCCACTGAGCGGTGGTCCGAAATGATGATGTACATGCCCGCGGGAGCCAACGACTTCACGTATGACAGTGTTACCACAGCAGCCCAGCAGGGTTCGATCGCTACAGCCATCCAGTGGTCCTGGGGCCAGTTCGCCACCGACAACCCATCCGCGTCCAAGACCATCGGCGACTGGCAGATGACGACGATTCCGACGGGGCCGACCGGCCTCAGTTCGGCTCATCTTGCAGAATGGGTGATCTCGGTGTCCAAGTACTCGAAGAACACCGAGGAGGCCACGAAGTTCGCTGTTTGGCTCGAGTCGAAGAAGAACGACGTCCTGCAGGCATCCAATGGCGGCGGCGACCCCGTGCGCGTCTCCAGCTACTCCGATCCGACGCTGACTGAGCAGAAGCTCGAGGGCAACGGAGCGGCCCGGTTCCGGCGTTTGCCCGTGACTTTGGAGGCCATGAAGACGGCACAGCCCAGGCCGTTCTTCCCCGGCGAAGAAACTTGGGAAACGGCCCTGAGTACCGAACTCAGCGCCATTTCGCTTGGCCAGCGCGGTGTACAAGATGGTCTCTCGCGCGCCAACGAAGCCATAGACAAGAACCTCTCGCAGTAA
- the istB gene encoding IS21-like element helper ATPase IstB, protein MSAAVKDIEYYARALRAPRIADGYRTLGDRAREAGWSHEEYLAAVLSREVAEREASGAALRIRAARFPGHKLLEEFNFDHQPAADRNLVAHLGTGVFLEEAKNVVLLGPPGTGKTHLAVGIGIRAARAGHRVLFDTATGWVSRLAEAHDRGRLPQELAKLRRYKLLIVDEVGYIPFDQDSANLFFQLVSSRYEHASLVLTSNLAFSRWGEVFSDATVASAMIDRIVHHAEVLNLTGSSYRLRNKTRTQLQAQ, encoded by the coding sequence GTGAGCGCTGCAGTGAAGGACATCGAGTACTACGCCCGAGCACTGCGCGCCCCGCGGATCGCCGACGGCTACCGGACCCTCGGGGACCGGGCCCGGGAGGCAGGCTGGTCACACGAGGAATACCTCGCTGCTGTCCTCTCCCGCGAGGTCGCCGAACGCGAGGCCTCCGGGGCCGCCCTGCGGATCAGGGCAGCGAGGTTCCCCGGACACAAGCTGCTGGAAGAGTTCAACTTCGACCACCAGCCTGCCGCGGACCGGAACCTCGTCGCGCATCTGGGCACCGGGGTCTTCCTGGAAGAAGCCAAGAACGTGGTCCTGCTCGGCCCGCCCGGCACCGGGAAAACCCATCTGGCCGTCGGGATCGGGATCCGGGCCGCGCGCGCCGGGCACCGCGTCCTGTTCGACACCGCGACCGGGTGGGTGTCGAGACTGGCCGAAGCCCACGACCGCGGCCGCCTGCCCCAGGAGCTGGCCAAGTTGCGCCGATACAAGCTGCTCATCGTTGACGAAGTCGGCTACATCCCCTTCGACCAGGATTCCGCCAACCTGTTCTTCCAGCTCGTCTCATCCCGCTATGAACACGCCTCCCTGGTGCTTACCAGCAACCTCGCCTTCAGCAGGTGGGGCGAAGTCTTCAGCGACGCGACAGTGGCCTCGGCGATGATCGACCGGATCGTTCACCACGCAGAAGTCCTGAACCTCACCGGCAGCAGCTACCGGCTCCGGAACAAGACAAGAACCCAGCTTCAGGCACAATAG
- a CDS encoding Mu transposase domain-containing protein, which produces MRFVVPHEPLPLGRGQEGKPPVLVMTSAFSGYIQARMLPTRTTFDLLGGMWSLLQEAGAVPKQLVWDNESGIGQGRLTEPAAAFAGVLGCEIRQLPPRDPESKGIVERMNRYFRQGFMPGRTFAAPLDFNDQLADWLPRANARYSRTRHGRPVELFVRDRDAMRPLTPVAPEFAFRSSVRLPRDYYVRVFSNDYSVDPGAIGRIVNVEADLEKVTVSADGRLLASHERRWARHQIFTDPAHVDKAASLRRIHRSVKAGRSTVVEERDLSIYDELFGVAIPDDARELSGAGR; this is translated from the coding sequence GTGCGATTTGTGGTTCCCCATGAGCCGCTGCCCCTGGGGCGCGGGCAGGAGGGCAAGCCTCCGGTGCTGGTGATGACGAGCGCGTTCTCCGGATACATCCAGGCCAGGATGCTGCCGACCCGCACGACCTTTGATCTGCTGGGCGGGATGTGGTCGCTGCTGCAGGAGGCCGGTGCAGTCCCCAAACAGCTGGTCTGGGACAACGAATCAGGGATCGGCCAGGGCCGGCTGACCGAGCCGGCGGCGGCGTTCGCCGGCGTGCTGGGCTGCGAGATCCGGCAGTTGCCGCCACGGGATCCGGAATCCAAGGGCATCGTGGAGCGGATGAACCGTTACTTCCGCCAGGGCTTTATGCCCGGTCGGACGTTCGCGGCCCCGCTGGATTTCAACGACCAGCTCGCGGACTGGCTGCCGCGCGCGAACGCCCGCTACTCCCGGACCCGGCACGGCCGTCCGGTCGAGCTTTTCGTCCGGGACCGGGATGCGATGCGGCCCTTGACGCCGGTGGCGCCCGAGTTCGCCTTCCGCAGCAGCGTCCGGCTGCCACGGGACTACTACGTGCGGGTCTTCTCCAACGACTATTCCGTGGACCCGGGCGCGATCGGGCGGATCGTGAACGTCGAAGCAGACCTGGAAAAGGTGACCGTGAGCGCAGACGGCCGGCTGCTGGCCAGCCACGAGCGGCGGTGGGCCAGGCACCAGATCTTCACCGACCCCGCGCACGTGGACAAGGCCGCCTCCCTCCGACGGATCCACCGCAGCGTCAAGGCCGGACGGTCCACGGTGGTGGAGGAACGGGACCTGTCGATCTATGACGAACTGTTCGGCGTCGCCATCCCCGACGATGCCCGCGAGCTCTCCGGGGCAGGACGGTGA
- a CDS encoding sugar phosphate isomerase/epimerase: MPANPIGLSTFILASPFSLEDAWAFDRVAELGYDVIEVCIEDPQKITSEWLVHESQRTGTDIGICGAFGPDRDVSDPDPRRRDNGMAYLRDCVDVAAAVGSPHVAGPMFSATGRAELLEPGERQARWQNAAESLRAVADYAGDRGVRLAIEPLNRFETDMVNTIEQGLNLCDDIGRENVGLLVDTFHMNIEEKDIADAVRGAGSRIFHVQVSENDRGTPGSGHVPWDSFFDSLKDINYSGQIVVESFLPTVKEIARAVSLWRPVAPSMESLSEDGLAFVKSMLGERSER, translated from the coding sequence ATGCCGGCCAATCCCATTGGGCTCAGCACCTTCATCCTCGCCTCGCCCTTCTCCCTCGAGGACGCGTGGGCCTTCGACCGCGTGGCGGAGCTCGGCTACGACGTCATCGAAGTGTGTATCGAAGATCCGCAGAAGATCACGTCAGAATGGCTCGTCCATGAATCCCAGAGGACAGGGACTGACATCGGAATCTGCGGCGCGTTTGGCCCGGACCGCGACGTGTCGGATCCCGATCCCCGCCGACGTGACAACGGCATGGCCTACCTTCGCGACTGCGTTGACGTAGCAGCAGCAGTCGGTTCCCCCCATGTCGCCGGGCCCATGTTCTCGGCGACGGGCCGGGCGGAACTCTTGGAGCCCGGTGAGCGTCAGGCCCGGTGGCAAAACGCCGCGGAAAGCCTTCGCGCGGTAGCCGACTACGCCGGCGACCGCGGAGTGCGTCTCGCCATCGAGCCGCTCAACCGCTTCGAAACGGACATGGTCAACACCATCGAGCAGGGGCTGAACCTATGCGATGACATCGGCAGGGAAAACGTCGGACTTCTTGTCGACACGTTCCACATGAACATCGAAGAAAAAGACATCGCCGATGCGGTCCGGGGGGCCGGATCTCGGATCTTCCACGTGCAGGTGTCAGAAAATGACAGGGGTACCCCTGGATCGGGTCACGTCCCGTGGGACAGTTTTTTCGATTCGCTGAAGGACATCAATTACTCAGGTCAGATTGTGGTCGAGTCATTCCTGCCCACAGTGAAGGAGATCGCCCGAGCCGTCTCCCTGTGGCGTCCCGTGGCGCCATCGATGGAAAGCCTCTCGGAAGACGGTCTGGCTTTTGTCAAAAGCATGCTTGGAGAAAGGTCCGAGCGATGA